A portion of the Pseudomonas protegens CHA0 genome contains these proteins:
- a CDS encoding type II secretion system protein N — MSFAPRLDAPRLLQYAALLAALGGVATWSSLLLTPAESQTPAVAPQVLAARSDNPALQWFANQPAQVQIKVSGVMAGARGAVAILHLNDGPPRSFLAGETLTQGVRLAAIEADGVLIERGAEQSRIKVSKLPDSPELPRLTR, encoded by the coding sequence ATGTCATTCGCCCCGCGCCTTGATGCCCCTCGACTGCTGCAGTACGCGGCCTTGCTGGCGGCCCTGGGTGGGGTCGCCACCTGGTCGTCGCTGCTGCTGACCCCGGCCGAATCCCAGACCCCGGCGGTGGCGCCCCAGGTGCTGGCCGCGCGTTCCGACAACCCGGCCCTGCAGTGGTTTGCCAACCAGCCGGCCCAGGTGCAGATCAAGGTGTCCGGGGTCATGGCCGGGGCACGTGGCGCGGTGGCGATCCTGCATCTGAACGATGGCCCGCCGCGCAGCTTCCTGGCCGGGGAAACCCTGACCCAGGGTGTGCGCCTGGCTGCGATCGAGGCCGACGGCGTGCTGATCGAGCGCGGCGCCGAGCAGTCGCGGATCAAGGTCAGCAAGCTGCCGGACTCACCGGAGCTGCCGCGGTTGACCCGCTAG
- a CDS encoding FecR family protein translates to MNIFSISTPQASADQQLLSEARDWLVLLTSGRATAADARALRQWCGQSPQHAAAFEQTKALWHCLQPAAALLEQQARPRHFGRRAFLGGALAASAALFMVRLTVPGGFAGLTADFATEVGEQRRVDLAEGVSLELNTQTRISRRDLGAGEQGIELLEGEVEVFSQRLQPLKVQAGEGWLSARQARFNLRNTDHQVCVTCIEGSLQVDVAGRSIGLDSGRQLTYDPRSIGEPQVVDIHSVIAWREQVLVFDNASLNTVISEINRYRPGMLVLLNAELGKRKVQARFNLNQLAGVALLIRDAYGAKCTELPGGVVLLS, encoded by the coding sequence TTGAACATTTTTAGCATCTCCACACCCCAGGCCTCGGCGGACCAGCAGTTGCTGAGCGAAGCCCGGGACTGGCTGGTCCTTCTGACGTCGGGGCGGGCCACCGCCGCCGATGCCCGGGCGCTGCGCCAATGGTGCGGGCAAAGCCCGCAGCACGCGGCCGCCTTCGAGCAGACCAAGGCCCTGTGGCATTGCCTGCAACCGGCAGCGGCGCTGCTGGAGCAGCAAGCGCGGCCGCGGCACTTTGGCCGCCGGGCCTTTCTTGGCGGCGCCCTGGCGGCCTCGGCGGCGCTGTTCATGGTGCGGCTCACGGTGCCGGGCGGCTTTGCCGGATTGACCGCCGACTTTGCCACCGAAGTCGGCGAACAGCGCCGGGTGGATCTGGCCGAGGGCGTGAGCCTGGAGCTCAACACCCAGACCCGCATCAGCCGGCGTGACCTGGGTGCGGGCGAGCAGGGCATCGAACTGCTGGAAGGCGAAGTGGAAGTCTTCAGCCAGCGCCTGCAGCCGCTCAAGGTCCAGGCCGGCGAGGGCTGGCTCAGCGCGCGTCAGGCGCGCTTCAACCTGCGCAACACCGACCACCAGGTGTGCGTCACCTGCATCGAAGGCAGCCTGCAAGTGGACGTGGCCGGGCGCAGCATTGGCCTGGACAGCGGCCGCCAGCTGACCTACGACCCGCGCAGCATCGGCGAGCCCCAGGTGGTGGACATCCACAGCGTGATCGCCTGGCGCGAACAGGTCCTGGTGTTCGACAACGCCAGCCTCAACACGGTGATCAGCGAGATCAACCGCTACCGCCCGGGGATGCTGGTGCTGCTCAATGCCGAACTGGGCAAGCGCAAGGTCCAGGCGCGTTTCAACCTCAACCAGCTGGCTGGCGTGGCCTTGCTGATCCGCGACGCCTACGGCGCCAAGTGCACCGAACTGCCTGGCGGCGTGGTGCTCCTGAGCTGA
- the gspI gene encoding type II secretion system minor pseudopilin GspI: protein MQALRKQAGFTLIEVLVALAIIAVAMAAAVRVAGLMTQSNGLLRDKSLALLAAQSRVAEVRLEGRLNSGVKNLDCDQGRLKLRCETRIAPGSAPGLVRVQVQVSDRSREAPPLARLETLVSRPQVQRQ from the coding sequence ATGCAAGCCCTGCGCAAACAAGCTGGTTTCACCCTGATCGAAGTGCTGGTGGCCCTGGCCATCATTGCCGTGGCGATGGCTGCGGCGGTGCGCGTGGCGGGCCTGATGACCCAGAGCAATGGCCTGCTGCGGGACAAATCCCTGGCCTTGCTGGCGGCCCAGAGCCGGGTCGCCGAAGTGCGCCTGGAAGGCCGCCTGAACAGCGGCGTGAAGAACCTCGACTGCGACCAGGGACGGCTCAAGCTGCGCTGCGAAACCCGCATCGCCCCGGGCAGTGCGCCGGGGCTGGTGCGGGTGCAGGTGCAAGTCAGCGACCGCAGCCGCGAGGCGCCGCCGCTTGCGCGCCTGGAAACCCTGGTCAGCCGGCCGCAGGTACAACGCCAGTGA
- the gspG gene encoding type II secretion system major pseudopilin GspG, with protein MDIAPVTSPPRGLRGQRGFTLIEIMVVVVILGILAAMVVPKVLDRPDQARATAARQDIAGLMQALKLYRLDHGSYPNMNQGLKVLVERPANAKDSNWRSYLERLPNDPWGRPYHYLNPGANGEVDVFSLGADGQPDGDGVNADIGSWQL; from the coding sequence ATGGATATCGCGCCTGTAACATCCCCGCCCCGAGGCCTGCGCGGCCAGCGTGGCTTCACCCTGATCGAGATCATGGTCGTGGTGGTGATCCTCGGGATCCTGGCAGCCATGGTGGTGCCCAAGGTCCTGGATCGCCCGGACCAGGCACGGGCCACGGCGGCCAGGCAGGACATCGCCGGGCTCATGCAGGCCCTCAAGCTCTATCGCCTGGACCACGGCAGCTACCCGAACATGAACCAGGGCCTGAAGGTGCTGGTGGAGCGCCCGGCCAATGCCAAGGACAGCAACTGGCGCTCCTACCTGGAACGTCTGCCCAATGACCCCTGGGGCCGCCCGTATCACTACCTCAACCCCGGTGCCAACGGCGAAGTGGATGTGTTTTCCCTCGGCGCCGATGGCCAGCCCGACGGCGACGGCGTGAATGCCGATATCGGCTCCTGGCAACTATAG
- a CDS encoding GspH/FimT family pseudopilin, with protein MQAGKQQGFTLIELMVVLVIIGIASAAVGLSIKPDPLQLLRKDAERLAQLLQVAQAEARADGRPITWRATAKGFAFSRHSESGGGIDDLRGDPQLRPRAWETPALQVRIEPRQRLVLNAEWINPPLRLVLSDGQHSLSLERSAAGQLRVVTQP; from the coding sequence ATGCAGGCAGGCAAGCAACAAGGCTTCACCCTGATCGAGCTGATGGTGGTGCTGGTGATCATCGGCATTGCCAGCGCGGCCGTGGGCCTGAGCATCAAGCCCGACCCGCTGCAACTGCTGCGCAAGGACGCCGAGCGCCTGGCGCAACTGCTGCAAGTGGCCCAGGCCGAAGCCCGCGCCGATGGTCGGCCGATCACCTGGCGAGCCACGGCCAAGGGCTTTGCCTTCAGCCGCCACAGCGAATCCGGAGGCGGCATCGATGACTTGCGTGGCGACCCCCAACTGCGCCCCCGGGCCTGGGAAACCCCGGCGCTGCAAGTGCGCATCGAACCCAGGCAGCGCCTGGTATTGAACGCCGAATGGATCAACCCGCCGCTGCGCCTGGTGTTGTCCGACGGCCAGCACAGCCTGAGCCTGGAACGCAGCGCCGCCGGCCAACTGCGGGTGGTGACCCAGCCATGA
- the gspJ gene encoding type II secretion system minor pseudopilin GspJ gives MKRRQQGFTLIEVMVAIMLMAVVSLIAWRGLDSVTRADSHLKASTEQTEELLRTLNQLERDVALRAGTQLREPALGDSEEAEPDSPAPLSVRSSDSKGFRLEVIRSAATPGDGLQRVRWWLKGDTLYRAVAEPRDRYPLPAPRDGVAVLNRVSDLQVRVWDADKGWRQLSGNRQDSPLGLEIRLVRQTPQGEERYRQVLGPLQ, from the coding sequence ATGAAGCGTCGGCAGCAGGGGTTCACCCTGATCGAAGTGATGGTGGCGATCATGCTGATGGCGGTGGTCAGCCTGATTGCCTGGCGCGGCCTGGACAGCGTCACCCGGGCCGACAGCCATCTCAAGGCCAGCACCGAACAGACCGAAGAACTGCTGCGCACCCTCAACCAGCTGGAACGTGACGTGGCCCTGCGTGCCGGCACCCAGCTGCGCGAGCCGGCCCTGGGCGACAGCGAAGAAGCCGAGCCCGACAGCCCGGCCCCGCTGAGCGTGCGCAGCTCCGACAGCAAGGGCTTTCGCCTGGAGGTGATACGCAGCGCCGCCACCCCGGGGGATGGCCTGCAACGGGTGCGCTGGTGGCTCAAGGGCGACACCCTGTACCGCGCCGTGGCCGAGCCCCGCGACCGCTACCCTTTGCCCGCGCCGCGCGACGGCGTGGCGGTGCTGAACCGGGTCAGCGACCTGCAAGTACGGGTCTGGGATGCCGACAAAGGCTGGCGCCAGCTCAGCGGCAACCGCCAGGACAGCCCCCTGGGCCTGGAGATCCGCCTGGTGCGCCAGACGCCCCAGGGCGAAGAGCGCTACCGGCAAGTGCTGGGGCCGTTGCAATAA